Proteins from a single region of Butyrivibrio fibrisolvens:
- a CDS encoding pyridoxamine 5'-phosphate oxidase family protein translates to MDFDKAASFWERKNSESQMEDSELRGAIDAFVGRHKICALATGTGDFVRNTPIEYNYIGGKFWLFSEGGLKFRALKENKNVCLAIYEENPDFGCLHGMQIYGVAEVIEHFSDDYNKLLEYKKIPLDAVKKMEEPINLIKVVPKEIDFLNSDFKKNGFDSRQHLSL, encoded by the coding sequence ATGGACTTTGATAAGGCAGCATCATTTTGGGAGAGAAAAAATTCTGAATCTCAAATGGAAGACTCAGAACTCAGAGGTGCAATAGATGCTTTTGTTGGCAGACACAAGATCTGTGCACTTGCAACTGGTACGGGGGATTTTGTCAGAAATACACCTATAGAATACAACTATATTGGTGGCAAATTCTGGCTCTTTTCCGAAGGGGGACTTAAGTTCAGAGCTTTGAAAGAAAATAAGAATGTGTGCCTTGCTATCTATGAGGAGAATCCTGATTTTGGATGTCTTCACGGAATGCAGATATATGGCGTTGCGGAGGTTATCGAGCACTTCTCTGATGATTATAATAAGCTTCTTGAATATAAGAAGATTCCGCTTGATGCGGTTAAAAAGATGGAAGAGCCAATAAATCTTATCAAGGTTGTTCCTAAAGAGATCGACTTCCTTAATTCCGATTTCAAGAAAAACGGATTTGATTCAAGGCAGCATCTGAGCTTGTAA